From Paenibacillus physcomitrellae, the proteins below share one genomic window:
- a CDS encoding MarR family transcriptional regulator: protein MYTEEFAKLWSKLSKDYQSHMENELSPSLTESQLTVLELLGNQPKMKPSDMIPFLATTPAAVTMLLDRMEKGGLISRERDENDRRIVWVSITEKGKEQAEHGREVRTEFLSQMLDRISTHNQQLLLFLLGKITA from the coding sequence GTGTACACAGAAGAATTTGCCAAACTTTGGTCGAAGCTGTCCAAAGACTATCAGTCGCATATGGAGAATGAGCTATCGCCATCCCTGACGGAATCGCAGTTAACCGTTCTGGAACTGCTGGGAAACCAGCCGAAAATGAAACCATCGGATATGATTCCTTTTCTGGCTACAACACCAGCTGCGGTAACGATGCTTCTGGACCGGATGGAGAAGGGAGGCCTCATCTCCCGCGAACGCGATGAGAACGACCGGAGAATTGTTTGGGTGTCCATTACCGAGAAGGGGAAGGAGCAGGCCGAGCACGGACGGGAGGTCCGGACGGAATTTCTGAGCCAGATGCTGGACCGAATCTCTACGCATAATCAGCAGCTGCTGCTGTTTCTGTTAGGAAAAATAACCGCATAA
- a CDS encoding ABC transporter ATP-binding protein has translation MNEPQPIIPIDEASGNGKENPTGQSVLEVRHLRKKIGKRWIIEDVTFEVLEGEIFGFLGPNGAGKTTTIRMLVDLIKPTEGTIEICGYDIRRQPEQALARVGAIVENPEVYPYLTGWENLEQFARMLPGVDDARIQEVVEMVRLDQRIHDKVRTYSLGMRQRLGIAQALLGRPRLLILDEPTNGLDPKGIKEMRDFIRRLADQGMAVFVSSHLLSEIQLLCDRVAIISSGRVLAVGRVNELIAGRSNYVVWEAEPGNRIQELLQRSDIPIVEHPETVLDDSVMAGIAEDAVICQMDGDRIADYVELFTQEGLRVRSVYKLNPTLEQLFLELTEGESID, from the coding sequence ATGAACGAACCACAACCTATTATTCCGATCGATGAAGCGAGCGGGAATGGGAAGGAGAACCCCACCGGGCAATCCGTGCTGGAGGTCCGCCATTTGCGGAAGAAAATCGGCAAAAGATGGATCATCGAGGATGTTACGTTTGAGGTGCTGGAGGGGGAAATTTTCGGTTTCCTCGGGCCAAATGGTGCTGGCAAAACAACGACGATCCGGATGCTGGTTGATTTGATCAAGCCTACCGAAGGAACGATTGAAATCTGCGGGTATGATATCCGCCGTCAGCCCGAACAGGCGCTTGCCAGGGTCGGCGCGATTGTAGAAAATCCGGAGGTTTATCCGTATTTAACGGGTTGGGAGAATCTTGAGCAGTTTGCGCGGATGCTTCCCGGCGTCGATGACGCCCGGATTCAAGAAGTGGTGGAGATGGTCCGGCTGGATCAACGGATTCATGATAAGGTGCGGACCTATTCGCTGGGGATGCGCCAGCGCCTCGGCATTGCACAGGCACTACTTGGAAGGCCGAGACTGCTGATTCTCGACGAGCCCACCAATGGGCTGGACCCGAAGGGAATCAAGGAAATGAGGGATTTTATCCGCAGGCTGGCCGATCAGGGAATGGCTGTATTTGTATCCAGTCATCTGCTTAGCGAAATTCAGCTGCTATGTGACCGTGTAGCGATTATCAGCTCAGGGCGGGTGCTGGCCGTTGGCCGCGTAAATGAGCTTATTGCGGGCAGATCCAATTACGTTGTTTGGGAAGCTGAGCCGGGAAACCGCATCCAGGAACTGCTTCAGCGGTCTGATATTCCGATCGTGGAGCATCCGGAGACGGTATTGGATGACTCGGTCATGGCGGGGATTGCGGAGGATGCGGTCATCTGCCAAATGGACGGAGACAGAATCGCGGATTATGTGGAGCTGTTTACCCAAGAAGGACTGCGGGTTCGTTCGGTTTATAAACTTAATCCTACACTGGAACAGCTGTTCCTCGAATTGACGGAAGGTGAATCCATTGACTAA
- the parE gene encoding DNA topoisomerase IV subunit B gives MAEQIDLFAANSGNGAEQAGYDADDIQVLEGLVAVRKRPGMYIGSTSSSGLHHLVWEIVDNAVDEHLAKYCSRIDITLHKDGSVTVLDNGRGIPTGKHKTGIPTPQVVFTILHAGGKFGGGGYKKSGGLHGVGASVTNALSEWLEVEIYREGKIHRMRFEYWADKDGKEHVGEPVTGLEVLGNTNKTGTKVTFKPDIRIFQNGIALNYDTLAERLQEIAFLNSGLRVVLKDERSGRADEFYYEGGASQFVEYLNEGKDVLHDVIHFYAERDEIEVEVAMQYNAGYTETIASFVNSIPTRGGGTHETGFKTAYTRVMNEYARKAGLLKEKDKNLEGSDLREGMMTVISVKMSEVEFVGQTKDQLGSASARSAVDATVSEKMQLFLEENPGVAQTLIKKAVQASKAREAARKARDEMRTGKKRSESSNLGGKLTPAQSKDFTRTELFIVEGDSAGGSAKQGRDSKIQAILPLKGKPMNPEKAKLADILKNEEYRAIITAIGAGIGTEFELEDSNFAKIIIMTDADTDGAHIQVLLLTFFYRYMKELIDAGRIYIAQPPLYKITRKSGKLETVRYAWTDEQLQNYLKEFGKNFELQRYKGLGEMNPDQLWETTMDPETRTLLQVQIEDAAKAERRVSTLMGDKVEPRKRWIVENVDFTEFEE, from the coding sequence ATGGCCGAGCAAATCGATTTGTTCGCGGCAAACTCCGGGAACGGGGCAGAACAAGCGGGATATGACGCGGACGATATTCAAGTGCTCGAAGGACTTGTCGCGGTCAGAAAACGGCCAGGGATGTACATCGGGAGCACAAGCTCGTCGGGTTTGCATCATCTGGTTTGGGAGATCGTCGACAACGCCGTAGACGAACATCTTGCCAAATACTGCTCCAGAATCGATATTACCCTTCATAAAGATGGTTCGGTAACGGTTTTGGACAATGGACGCGGTATTCCTACGGGAAAACATAAAACGGGGATTCCGACGCCGCAGGTTGTTTTTACGATTCTGCACGCAGGCGGCAAATTTGGCGGAGGCGGATACAAAAAGTCCGGGGGACTCCACGGGGTAGGCGCATCCGTGACGAATGCATTGTCGGAGTGGCTTGAAGTCGAAATTTACCGCGAAGGTAAAATTCACCGCATGCGGTTTGAATATTGGGCTGATAAGGACGGCAAAGAACATGTCGGCGAGCCGGTGACAGGACTTGAGGTGCTGGGTAATACGAACAAAACGGGCACCAAGGTTACCTTTAAACCGGATATTCGTATTTTTCAAAACGGCATTGCACTGAATTATGATACGCTTGCTGAACGGTTGCAGGAGATCGCCTTCCTCAATTCGGGCTTAAGAGTAGTTCTGAAGGATGAACGCTCAGGCCGGGCGGATGAATTTTATTATGAAGGTGGAGCCAGCCAGTTCGTCGAATATTTGAACGAAGGCAAAGACGTGCTTCATGATGTCATTCACTTCTACGCGGAACGCGATGAAATCGAAGTGGAAGTCGCCATGCAGTACAATGCCGGTTACACGGAAACGATCGCTTCGTTCGTCAATTCCATTCCTACCCGAGGCGGGGGAACGCATGAAACAGGTTTTAAAACCGCCTATACCCGGGTCATGAACGAATACGCGCGTAAAGCGGGGCTGCTGAAAGAGAAGGATAAAAACCTGGAAGGCTCCGATTTACGCGAAGGTATGATGACCGTGATCAGCGTCAAGATGTCCGAGGTCGAATTCGTGGGGCAGACAAAGGATCAACTGGGAAGCGCATCGGCGCGAAGTGCGGTTGACGCAACGGTGTCTGAAAAGATGCAGCTGTTCCTCGAGGAAAATCCGGGCGTAGCCCAAACGCTGATCAAGAAAGCTGTTCAGGCTTCCAAAGCGCGCGAAGCGGCGCGCAAAGCCCGCGACGAAATGCGGACCGGCAAGAAACGCAGCGAAAGCTCGAATCTGGGCGGCAAGCTGACGCCGGCGCAGTCCAAGGATTTTACGCGGACAGAATTATTTATCGTCGAAGGAGACTCTGCCGGAGGTTCGGCTAAACAGGGACGTGACTCCAAGATTCAAGCGATTCTTCCGCTGAAGGGCAAACCGATGAATCCGGAGAAAGCCAAGCTGGCCGATATTCTGAAGAACGAAGAGTATCGTGCCATTATTACGGCAATTGGCGCCGGAATCGGAACGGAGTTTGAGCTTGAGGACAGTAATTTTGCGAAAATTATTATTATGACAGACGCCGATACAGACGGAGCACATATTCAGGTGCTGCTGCTCACGTTCTTCTACCGTTATATGAAAGAGCTGATCGATGCGGGCCGTATTTACATCGCCCAGCCGCCGCTTTACAAGATTACCCGCAAATCCGGCAAGCTGGAGACCGTCCGTTATGCCTGGACCGATGAACAGCTGCAAAATTATTTAAAGGAATTCGGCAAAAACTTTGAACTGCAGCGTTACAAAGGACTCGGAGAGATGAATCCGGATCAGCTCTGGGAGACCACGATGGATCCGGAAACCCGGACGCTGCTGCAGGTTCAGATCGAAGATGCCGCAAAAGCGGAGCGCCGCGTATCCACACTGATGGGCGACAAGGTAGAACCGCGTAAACGCTGGATTGTTGAGAATGTAGATTTCACAGAGTTTGAGGAATGA
- a CDS encoding ABC transporter permease, translating into MTNMMPLIRNETIKMMRKKRFYVILLVLVVLVPMFTYAQMKVAERNKEKFGDDWRRSVQQAITDNQNSLGSSRIPDEWKKYRQIYIQQMKYYLDHDVNPQQPGGVTFTREFMDNASSLFIPLLIMGIASDIVSSERTSGTIKMLLTKPVRRWKVLLSKLVTLFMFVSLTVVASFVICYAISGLVFGYEGFNMPVFTGFQLQGSDVDLSAVHAVPQWLYLFMQLGLIWFVSLVVSMLAFMISVLVRSTAASIVIMMAALIAGNILTNMASAWQSAKYLFMVNLELTDYLSGTPAPIEGMTLVFSLVVLAIWGAASLVVSFIVFTKQDILN; encoded by the coding sequence TTGACTAATATGATGCCCCTCATTCGAAACGAAACCATCAAAATGATGCGCAAGAAACGTTTTTACGTCATTTTACTGGTGCTGGTGGTTCTTGTTCCCATGTTTACTTACGCACAAATGAAAGTGGCCGAGCGGAACAAGGAGAAATTCGGCGACGACTGGCGCAGATCCGTTCAGCAGGCCATAACGGATAATCAAAATTCGCTCGGAAGTTCAAGAATTCCGGATGAATGGAAGAAATACCGTCAAATCTATATCCAGCAGATGAAATATTATTTAGACCATGATGTGAATCCGCAGCAGCCGGGCGGCGTGACTTTTACACGGGAATTTATGGATAATGCCTCATCTTTGTTTATTCCGCTGCTGATCATGGGCATTGCTTCGGATATAGTGTCTTCGGAACGAACGTCGGGAACGATCAAAATGCTGCTGACCAAACCCGTGCGGAGGTGGAAGGTGCTGCTCAGCAAGTTGGTCACCTTGTTTATGTTCGTATCCCTGACAGTCGTGGCTTCTTTTGTGATCTGTTACGCGATTTCCGGTCTGGTATTCGGATATGAAGGATTTAATATGCCTGTCTTTACCGGATTTCAGCTGCAAGGAAGCGATGTGGATCTTTCGGCGGTGCATGCGGTTCCCCAATGGCTGTATCTGTTTATGCAACTAGGGCTGATCTGGTTCGTCAGCCTGGTGGTATCCATGCTGGCCTTTATGATCTCCGTTCTGGTGCGGAGTACGGCGGCAAGTATCGTGATTATGATGGCGGCCTTGATTGCCGGCAACATCCTGACTAATATGGCTTCCGCTTGGCAAAGCGCCAAATATTTGTTTATGGTTAATCTGGAATTGACCGATTATTTGTCGGGAACGCCTGCTCCAATTGAAGGCATGACACTCGTCTTTTCGTTGGTCGTTCTGGCGATTTGGGGCGCCGCTTCACTGGTTGTTTCCTTCATTGTCTTTACGAAACAGGATATATTGAATTAA
- the gyrA gene encoding DNA gyrase subunit A — protein sequence MGTLENFLPAFLEEVVGDRFGRYSKYIIQDRAIPDVRDGLKPVQRRILYAMYDSGNTPDKPYRKSAKTVGDVMGNYHPHGDSSIYDGMVRMAQPWKMAHVLVDGHGNWGSQDDDPPAAMRYTEARLSPIALELLRDIEKRTVLFKDNFDNTAKEPVVLPARFPNLLVNGVSGISSGFATEIPTHNLRETIDACIELMEKPDTTLEQLMQIIKGPDFPTGGIIMGEDGIREAYETGKGRIHIRSKTEIETVRGGKQQIVITEIPYQVVKSRLVTAMENIRLEKKVEGIAEVRDESGRAGLRIVVELKKDADANGILAYLLKKTDLQVTYNFNMVAIVNKAPRQLGVLEILQSYIAHQREVVTHRTQFELEKAQDRAHVLEGLVKALNILDEVIEAIKASKNRQDAQNNLQWMFGFSERQADSILTLQLYRLTNLEITQLQKELDETQKKIASLEAILNSDKKLVSVIKKELVEIRDKYGIDRRSVIQGEVEELKVNLEVMVTQEDVLVTLSGEGYIKRTSMLSYTRSGGEIGSAGVKEGDYIKFIHSVNTLENLLIFTQRGQYFLLPVHQVPEFKWKDNGTAIVNVIPLTKEDRIISVIPVRHFDQPDMSLVFVTKRGQVKRTMLSEYETKRSSAVAACKVGADDEIVAVNPSRSDKDLMLVTKLGMAIRFNEQEVGAMGRVAAGVRGIQLRDEDEVTAALWLDGDEGEVLVISDLGYGKRSLLLDYPTQSRGGKGIQTFEFKEGKRVKPNGNAVIGAYWTKESFLITAVTREGRSLSFSSEQAPLADRKSIGKTLVSLEKDDLIIDLLQLPHYGASSEA from the coding sequence ATGGGAACGCTTGAGAATTTTCTGCCGGCCTTTCTGGAAGAGGTTGTTGGCGACCGGTTTGGCAGATATTCCAAATATATCATTCAGGATCGGGCCATTCCGGACGTAAGGGACGGACTGAAGCCGGTTCAGCGCCGGATTCTGTACGCCATGTACGATTCGGGCAATACACCGGACAAGCCGTACCGCAAATCGGCGAAAACGGTCGGGGATGTGATGGGTAACTACCATCCCCACGGGGACTCGTCCATCTATGACGGGATGGTCCGGATGGCACAGCCATGGAAAATGGCGCATGTGCTGGTGGACGGCCACGGCAACTGGGGCTCCCAGGACGATGATCCGCCTGCAGCTATGCGTTACACGGAAGCGAGGCTTTCGCCGATTGCGCTTGAACTGCTTCGTGACATCGAGAAACGGACGGTGCTGTTCAAGGACAATTTCGATAACACGGCGAAAGAGCCGGTTGTGCTTCCAGCCCGTTTTCCCAACCTGCTGGTGAACGGCGTAAGCGGGATTTCATCCGGCTTCGCTACAGAAATTCCGACACATAATCTCCGCGAAACGATTGATGCGTGTATTGAGCTGATGGAGAAGCCGGATACTACGCTGGAGCAACTGATGCAGATTATTAAAGGTCCCGATTTCCCGACCGGGGGCATCATTATGGGCGAAGATGGAATCCGCGAAGCCTATGAAACAGGCAAAGGCCGGATCCATATTCGTTCCAAGACGGAGATTGAGACCGTCCGAGGCGGCAAACAGCAGATCGTCATCACCGAAATCCCTTACCAGGTGGTGAAATCCCGTCTGGTAACGGCCATGGAGAATATCCGGCTGGAGAAGAAGGTGGAAGGGATCGCTGAGGTCCGCGACGAAAGCGGCCGCGCAGGTCTCCGTATCGTTGTGGAATTGAAGAAAGACGCAGATGCCAACGGTATTTTGGCTTATCTGCTTAAGAAGACGGATCTTCAGGTGACATATAACTTCAACATGGTGGCTATCGTCAACAAAGCGCCGCGCCAGCTGGGGGTTCTGGAGATTTTGCAGTCGTATATCGCCCACCAGCGTGAAGTAGTAACGCACCGGACCCAATTCGAGCTGGAGAAAGCACAGGACCGGGCCCATGTGCTCGAAGGCCTCGTCAAAGCGCTAAACATTCTGGATGAAGTGATTGAGGCTATCAAAGCTTCGAAGAACCGCCAGGATGCGCAGAACAATCTGCAGTGGATGTTCGGGTTCTCCGAACGGCAGGCGGATTCGATCCTGACGCTCCAACTGTACCGGTTGACCAATCTGGAGATCACCCAGCTCCAGAAGGAGCTGGATGAAACGCAGAAGAAGATTGCTTCGCTCGAAGCGATTCTGAACAGCGATAAGAAGCTCGTTTCAGTAATCAAAAAAGAACTGGTCGAAATCCGCGATAAATACGGCATCGACCGGCGTTCCGTCATTCAGGGCGAGGTTGAAGAGCTCAAGGTCAACCTGGAGGTCATGGTGACGCAGGAGGATGTGCTTGTCACGTTGTCCGGAGAAGGCTACATTAAGCGGACCAGCATGTTGTCTTATACCCGTTCCGGTGGTGAGATTGGAAGCGCAGGCGTCAAGGAAGGCGATTACATCAAGTTCATTCATAGCGTAAACACGCTGGAGAACCTGCTGATCTTTACGCAGCGCGGCCAATATTTCCTGTTGCCAGTGCATCAGGTTCCGGAGTTCAAATGGAAGGATAACGGCACGGCGATCGTGAATGTTATTCCACTGACCAAGGAAGACCGGATTATCAGCGTGATCCCTGTACGTCATTTTGACCAGCCGGATATGAGCCTTGTTTTTGTTACCAAACGGGGACAAGTGAAACGGACAATGCTCAGTGAATATGAGACGAAACGTTCTTCGGCTGTTGCTGCCTGCAAGGTAGGCGCAGACGATGAAATTGTTGCGGTGAACCCAAGCCGGAGCGACAAGGATTTGATGCTGGTTACCAAGCTGGGCATGGCCATCCGCTTCAATGAGCAGGAAGTAGGGGCGATGGGCCGCGTGGCAGCCGGCGTCCGCGGCATTCAGCTGCGCGATGAAGACGAAGTTACAGCTGCTCTCTGGCTGGACGGCGATGAAGGCGAAGTACTTGTGATCAGTGATTTGGGCTACGGCAAACGATCCCTGCTGCTGGATTATCCAACCCAAAGCCGCGGCGGAAAAGGGATTCAAACGTTTGAATTTAAGGAAGGCAAACGGGTCAAACCAAATGGTAATGCTGTTATTGGAGCATATTGGACTAAAGAGTCATTCTTGATTACAGCGGTTACCCGGGAAGGCCGCAGCTTGTCCTTCTCTTCCGAGCAGGCTCCGCTTGCCGATCGCAAATCGATCGGGAAGACGCTGGTCAGCCTGGAGAAAGACGATTTGATTATCGATTTGCTGCAGCTGCCCCATTATGGTGCTTCTTCTGAAGCCTGA